The genomic window TTTGCAGAGTACATTcgattattaaactaaaaattggAATCCATTGGTTGATTCTGAAAGATTTGTGTGCATACAACGTGAACATAATATAAGTTTAGATATTTCCGAACCAGAGCGACTTAGTCCTTAATTAGCATATCAATATATAAACCACTTATTACACTTACGCGTGACCATGGGCAATGTTGTCTCCTACCATCACATAATCTGTCTGGCGTGTTACCGTTTCTTTGGAAAAGATCTTTTAAGAAGtacgaatattatttttgattagtAATTGAATGTCAAATTGAGTATTATTTGATACTTAATATAGCGAAACAGCTATTCTCAGATATTGTCCGCTcgagaaatatattatttaaaaataaaaggtgCCAACCCTATTGTAAGTTACAACTTACTGTGCGCCCACGTCTCAGTCGTGCCCGATTTGACGATAAAACCTGACCCAAATGAATGCACAAAGGAATAAATACAAAGGCGTCGTAAAATACTGTAAAGTCATGCTCACATGAATGAGTCCCATTAACACATTATTGAACTTGATCATGTCCCCGACTTCGTCTGTATAttggataaaataataataaaaaaaattgtaaaaaaacgatcaaagtacacatgtcagaagtgaaactcttttggcaaactaatttttaactcttggtcatatatatacaattctaAAACTTTAGGTTTCCGAGACTTCGAGAGAGGGAAGAAGGaaaatatgttaggaatttaattgtcattcaaatattaagtgtcgataataattaatacaaatattatttttcttttaatatttatttctccgatgataaaaacacgtggcattttaatttacaattcgtcatttgagttttcaataaattatttttcataaaatataaaatacaaatatttcataaattcccTTTACGacattgtaattttaaaaacataattttataaggcaattcacccttctcactctctctcaatcgctctctccctttcgacaaaaacgctgcacatcttcgtgacgtttcgttaaaattttaccctcatactaaagaagtttcacttcaaaaacgacatgaatctattttaaatttttttcgtaGTTTATGTGTCAGTTTAtcgatagaaaaaaactactaattaCAAATACTATAGCTGGATATAGTACTCGCTCTGATGATAATACTCGGATACAAATGTAGAGTAATTGTGTGTGTATTCATTTTAAAGTCGTTTTTAAAAGACATCCTATACTAAGTACGTACTTAGTATAGTAATGCgtgtattaaaatgaaatactgTTTATATCggatttaattgttaaatgtttaattacttaaactaTAGGTTATCCTCCATATAAAccatcattattttatatttagttccAGCCCTGTTGTTGTTCTTGATGTTACTCCGAGATTTATGGAtttgatgtatttttatttaaaatcgtcCAATATTTGTTATCTAATAATCCGATAAAAACAgtatatgatatttatatgGGCGTACAGTGGCGCGGGCGGTGCGTCGACTCGCGAGGTGAATGAGTACGCGAGCTACTGTGCCCGAATCCACGACGAAGAGATCTACCACGACCTGTGCGTCGTCAAGGGGACCGAGCCGCCCGCACCTCCCATCGCTTTCACTGCAGTgcgtgtttttgtttttttttttgctataGCGGAAGTaaagacattttaaattataagtttataaccAGATCTACATATATTTACGTTAAACATACAAATGACAACATATAAatctatcaataaaaaataatgagttTAATAACAGTAGAAACGGGATCAATTGATGCATaaaatttcgaataaaatcaaaagaaaataagtaaaaacgCAGCACGCAtacatagaattatttatacgCTCATTACTTCCgctatctttttttttacgcCGACTAGTTGTTTGCCGTAATGTTAGCATTGCATAGAATGGTATTTCGCTAATTGCTTATCTGTGATCCATTAGGAATAACCATAGATTAGAAATcgtcataaatatttatttattgcagcTAGCGTCGTCCTCGCACAGTTTAGAGAAACGGGATTATGTTATACGCGAGTTGGTTGATACGGAGTGCAATTATGTGGACGTGTTGagcaaaataattaagtatttccTGAGACCACTTATGCCGTACTTGAAGCCGCAAGATATGCAAGTGATATTCTTCGGTGTTAAGGTGAGTGTAGTGCCGTAATGATTTATAGGTCCTATAATCTTGTGTCTTCCTTTGTGTTTAATGATATTGCCGTGGAGTCATAGTAGCTACAATATATCTTATTTTAGAGACCCAGTATTCATTATTGAAatcttacattacataataaaagcCGTGTTTCTCTATGGAGACTATAGCCTGGCCTCGGATGTCTatctgtttaatatttataggaATATCAGGGTATTTACTTTTGTGGGGACATACTTCGTTCTAATCCATTGATTGATGTATGTACATTAACGCAAAACGGTTCTTAGTTATCTATCTatgtatctataaatataatagtaataagcCTTTATTTATCAAccttatttacatttaatatacagaaaaatatattaaaattgtattattctaAGATTCGGTGAAGAAACGTCTTCAACTTTTTCCGGCGTATTTTATATCTTGCCGTAATCATCAAATGTATACCTATAATAAATAGGCCGACGACATTAAAAGGGTAGCTGGCAAAAACTTGATGATGTCggcacaaaataaaatacggTGGAAAAAGTTGGGGGAGACCTTCTCTTTCTATCAAGGATACATTGCTTTTAAGACACTGAAAtagaacaattattattacaggaTCTACACGAAATTCACACAGGCCTTCTCCGTCAACTGCGTTTGGCCACGGAAATGTGTGTGCCAGGCAGTGGTACGCCGAGGCTGGCTGATGTTTTTCTTGCGTGGCGGGAAAAGTTGCTGCTATATGGGGATTATTGTTCGAATCTCACAACGGCGCAGGATACCCTCAAAACGCTGGATTCCAGGGACGGGACGTTTAGTAAACAACTTGCAgtaagttgtttttaaatcgAAAGTAGACTACGTCATATTGACTAGAGTCTgactaatgaaagaagataacgaaaaagcgcggcaaattaaaaaaaaaatagtatggtatccctaagtttgatatatttcgtggattaaacttacttgatacttgattttattttattattttttacattaatagtaactgtatttctatgaaattaaatactattcgTATTTAattctatcaaatccgtcaatttaccgactgatttatttgaaatttaaaacacatggattttttttaatgtacctagccgtaatatttagtcaatgtagtatccaaatatgataaaaagtggattttggatttttttcaaatccgacattgttctacgaccATGACGATATGCAGATAAAAGAAGGATAGATTCAAGTTATAGTAGGATATAGTCTGTAATAATATGCCTCTTTGTTTCCGTAGAAATGTCAAAAAGAGCACAGCGACGGTCGCATACAGTTACGAGATATACTGTCAGTGCCGATGCAGAGGATACTCAAGTACCATCTGCTTTTGGACAAACTTGTGCAGGAGACACAGCCGGTATGTAAaagaaattaagaattaagaaAGTATACTTTAAAGAGCAGTGCAAAagaagtgttggcctagtggctgaTACGACCGtcgtccctgaggtcgtagattcgaatCCCGACTGCACCAATGACTTTCTTTGTGCgcttttaacattcgcttgtgTTGTAAGGAGCTTGAGAAAACCGGCACTAAGACTCGGAagaaagtcgacggcatgtatCAGCGATGAAAGctgatctacttgcctattaaaagtAACTATGATTACATACAGTAATCTGAGGgcttaatattttgtaaccCGACTGGTTTTTTACACTAACGCACTAACACTttcatacaataaattatgttaaaatatagtGAAGTCCAAATGCAATATAAACATTGTTGTGGTGTTTtgtaaaattacatgttttttaaatattttgtaaaattattaatatttacgttttctaaaattaaatctaagatttatttattttatttatttattattcttatttttacagTATCAAAATActtatacaatagaaaactaaactaaaaacataataaaaacaaaacaattaaaaacgtaaaacctaaaccttttttaactaattataaataatgcaattcttgtgaattcagccagtgtgcaactaaatatatccgtctcaCAAGCAATAATTTTACGGTGCGCAAGACATGTAATGGTGCTTCCCTAAGTAAGTTCGTACGCGCCCGAGGCACTGCCAGCAGTTGCGACCGCTTACCACGCCAAGTGTGGTTATTTGGCACACGTAGCCCCAGTCTCTCCAACATTTtcgcattatatattttaccccTAAggaccttaaaaaaatataatgcgaTAGTAATGTCCCTTCTTACCTGTTACTTATTTTATCCTACCATACCCAAGATGTGGGATACATTACTGAGTGAAATGGGTACACTCCACACAACctcatgtttataaaaattacagaatCACGAAGAATTCCGTGGACTAGAACGAGCGAAGGAAGCAATGGTAGACGTTGCACAATACATCAACGAGGTGAAGAGAGACAGCGAAGTGCTTGCTTTGTTGGCTAAAGTTCAGGTAATATTAACTTGCTTAATGTATCCGAatgtgttggtctagtggctacagcgtgttactctcatccctgaggtcgtaagttcgatccccggttatgcacaaaaatacttttctGTCTATTTTCGCATTAATCACTCACTCGTACAGTAAAGTAAAACATCGAGAGGAAACTTGCATTAGACCCAAgaattcgacggcgtgtgtcaggcctattatattgacaaatgatcatgaaacagatacagaaacctgAAGCCTAGACTTAAAAAGGGTGTAGCCCCACTGAtggttttttttgtcataattattcttattcacaaaaataatgataaatgtCAAACTATTATGACGTAACTGCGTTGACGTACAGTAATTTCGACAGCGATCTCAAATCCCACGACGCTTTTCTTTAGACTCTAATAATTCCTGCCTTCGTCTAGAACCATATACTAGGTATGTTTGTGACGTttcatctaaaaaaatatatagtttggTAAAGAAGTTTCAACTGGTGCCAATGTTATGATCATCTAAAATTCGCGGGCGAAATTCCAAAATTGTTGAAATGTTATTTGAACGTTGTTTTCTTTCACATATTTAGAGtgttttagatattaaaaaatgttcaatatataataaattactatcTTCCTCTAATAACGTTCTTTACTCTATGGCCACATTCCAATCAATTCTTTATAACTCTGTCCGTGAAGAATAACACTAGAAActggatataataataataatcgtgAATATTCCAGAAATGAACCCCGAATATCGAAAGTTctattgaatataaaatatatttattatatttaattttctttttaaatatgtattaaataggtgctttaaatttttattttcataggAGAGTATAATAGACTGGGACGGAGCGGAGCTAGGGGCGGGTGGAGCGTTACTAGCGGCGTACGGACGATTATTATTAGACGGAGAACTCAAGGTCAAGGCGCACGAAGACCAGAAGCAGCGACTGCGATATGTCTTTGTGTTCGATAAGCTTATGCTCCTGTGTAAGCCAGTTAAGGTATTATCAAAGAGGCTTATTTCAATATCAcctagttatattttttttaatagtacaGGAGGGAAACGGACAGtgggctcatctgatgttaagtgataccgccgcccatagagaCTCAATGCtaaagggctcgcgagtgcgttgacggccttggccttaaattaagaaattgaCATCTAAATGGATGCCAAGttctataaaactatttatactactattataaaatatttgaattagcTTGTTTTTTGTCGCTAATAAGCTTACCCTTAAGTATAGCGTCTATAGTATCATGTCTTCTTAAATGTTTCATggtttttaacttaaatttattgattaaaatcataagcagtgttggcttcagcgtgcgactctcatccctgaggttgtaggtttgatcctcggctgtgcagcaaaggaatttctttctatgtgcgcatttaactttcgCTTCGACGGTGAAGgacaacatcgtgaggaaaacggctttagatccaaaaagtcgacggcgtgtgtcaggcacaggaggctgatacatgcgtattagattgacaaatgaccaaacagatacagtaatcttaggcccagacctaaaaaggttgtagcggcactgatttatttattaattaaaatccacTTTTTGGAACAAGCAAACGAGATTAAACCTACCCATGGAAACATGCGTCGCCGGCCTTTGActtgacatattttttttaggaaaatCAATACTCATACCGCGTAGGTATACGATTAGCCGAATACCGTGTTGAGGAAGGCTGTGGGAGAAGAACATTGCGGACTGATTCGCGATGGGCCTCGCAGTTCTATCTTGTACGTCGGACAAAGGAAACGACGTTTACATTATACGCTAGAACGGATGAATGTCGACGGAAATGGCTAAAGACGATACAGGATGCCATGTGAGTACCACCCCCTATTGTTAGTGTGTATGGTTATAAAAAGAGTGTGTTGTTgaaaatgtatacaaatattacttgaaactatattttttatatcttcacGCCTTTTTTCCTGAGGGGTCTTGGATCTCTACTTGCTCTGGTCCTGACATACCTCTCTTGCTTCATACACTTGACAATCATCACGCATGCTCATCGGTTACGGCTAGTCCATTCTCTAGTTCGCCTTGGATTTGGTCAGTGTGTATAACACTACCCAACCCGACTTCACCATCTTCTTGTCATTACGTCGCCTTGTAACCCAAAATGCTCAAGTATCTCACTATTACTTATCGTACCTATTATATACTTTACTAGCAAAcccggcgaactccgtttcgccaccagatagatggcttcgttttatgtaacatttcgtttgttgatcccgcttttctgttgaaatttttcctgaattttctttgctataaacctcacggagcccgagacctttccaacgaatggaaaaccgtggaaatcggttcgtgcgttctgaaGTTATAGCGTCaagaaggaaaacccgacttatttttatatagtagataatataaatgaaaaaaaaaatcgttaaatatgtatcaaaataatgattcTGTTCTACTAGCGATATCTAGTTGTATATAAAGAAAGGGCTGCTTTGTGGGTCTATGTATGATCGAATAAAACTAGTCTGTGACGAGCACTTGTAGTTTCAATACGTAGCAATTACTAGGCACTAACTAACAGAATATTGATGTGCGACACGTACTAATgggatatttttaaaaaattcacatcagatgaaaataaataacacgatgtaaataaaaaggtcttttttaattaactatgaAAACTATGGCGTACACtccagaaatatttaaaaaaaatactggacctatttgaatattatatttcttaattgcTTCAACTATTTCAGtgaaatttcataaattatttttagtgaCAACTTAGAACCTCCGGGGTGTCGAAATACAAATCACAAGTTTGTCCTTCACACATTTGAAAAACCAGCCACATGTCACCATTGCTCCAAGTTTCTCAAGGGCCGAATATTTCAGGTGAGCATTTACAAGtctacattttattgttaataagaaatgttctattaaatttgtggcattatatcaatatatatgtCTGTAGCGACATCACTATCGGTGCTTATAAATCACTGCAATGATGTCATACCTTGAAACACCCTGTATAAGCAGGAAATAACACTGGGTCCAAAGAGAAATCTCCTGTGTTTCACGATTTCTACGATAATGTGTTttgattgattatttatttacattttattaaaaatttatatttagaccCAATACAGCTCTGTAGTTAGACAGAGTAGGTGTCCTATActgtttatgtatatatacatatatgtatgtgtgaTTCGCAGGGCTACCAGTGTTCCGTATGCAGCGCATGCGCACACAAGGACTGTATCGCGTTATCTGGGCGATGCGGCGGAGGCCTGTCGGTGGCGCCACCTCTGCCGCCGCACAGCCAACAGCCCGATCACGCCTTGCATTATTACATGtggtaaaattttatgatgcTTTATTGCTATTCTATAATGTGTttcgaaattaaattaagcttgaaatttttaaataaaatagtttaaccGAATTTCAAGGAACCGAGCATTTTTCAggaatgaaaaaaaacaaatttaaccaattacaatattttctaattttattattttgattttcatatttggtgattacgtcaacagtaattatttacttttttagaCAATTACTCAAACATTGTCTATGattaaaaacgaaatgcagtttcgaggattcctaaaaaaataaatacgtttAGGTACTATTCTTTTTGAGAGCTTTTCTTACTTCTGCTGACAGGTTTAAATTCAAGTAAATCttattacgtaatacttgaaccgCCCCTAAGTACTTACGTTTGGAGGTAAGAAATATTGTGATATATATTTCTCTTCCTTTCTCTAAATAGGTACGTGGGCGAAATGGGTCGAGAGACAGCCACGGACCGCCTGGAGCGCCGCGTGGACGGGACCTTTCTCCTTCGAGTCAGGCCTAGAGCACCGCCCCACCCTTCCAACGACACGCATTATGCCCTCTCACTCAAGTAAGATAAACCACAactaaacataaaacaattaatacttttttaacaaataatcaaTTATCACGGTTTAATTGAAAGTTAGTACTTTCATATGtagttttatgtaattttaatttgttcaattagtaattgttttttttgtaatgtttgttttgtttaataataatctctATACGATCTCtatatgtatgtcatgtttgcctttgAGTGcttgtcaaattaaaaattgtattttgtgtttgtttttaccaatgtatcagtgtgcaaactcaaactcaaactcaaaatatctttattcaagtaggtaaccaagtacacttttgaatagtcaagttaaattaatcgtaaatttacatttactaccagttcgcaagtcaagggcgtagagcgggtaagaagaactggcaagaaactttccgccactctttttaatcgccaagtattgtcatacaaattgtttgaactggagcaattcaatcccaaggattacgatcatttaagtagtcctcaaatttataaaaagccgagcgttggcaagctttatcaataaaaaaaagttaaaaaaatatgtagcaTGAAATGATTCGTGCTTTGGTCGAGTTAGCTAATATACAATACaaacatattacaaaaaaaaaattaaactaaaacataaacataGTTAAATTATACTTTGAACCAAAAATTTAACTATGATTTGCAGGGCTGACAACACAGTGAAACACATGCGCGTCTGTCGGAAGCCAATAGACCAGGTCCCGCACTACTACCTCTCCGAGTCAAGATTCTTCCGGAGCGTTGTTGAACTCGTCACTTATTATGAACGGGTCAGTCTCGCTGAGAACTTCGTAGGGTGAGTATTTTCTTCACTAAtttagatataataaatatacaattaattttatatgttacgATACTGGAGATACTGGAAGAGGCCTTCACCTGCGGAAAGGGTCATGCAAAATAATTAggaaatagatataaaaataggaaaaaaaattgtgtaattcattttcttaaaaaaatatatgtatataatataattttactttgttatttggcatgaaataaaaaggcttttttattttatttatttatattttatatgtaattgatTGTACAAATCGTCAAAATCTCCCTGACAGTCCcattaacatattttcgtCGAATTTCTTCAGTGCCCAAATCACATTCCTAAaccttattttaaatgtaatatattaagaaaacattcgtatttcattttaaactactaagaaatttatattttagatctTTAGACGTAAAAAACAAATTGGTCACACTACAGAGAACCATGTAttagaaatgaaattaatataatttttcaatgttCCAGATTAGATTCTAGTCTGAAATGGCCCTTCCGTCGGGTTGTCGCCACAGTTATCCACGACTTCCGTCCCTTGGAGTCGAGTCAACTGTCCCTGCGGCCCGGGGCCAAGGTTCTGGTTCTGAGTAAAGAGGGAGACAGCCGCGGATGGTGGAAAGGAAGGATACTAGACAAGGTAGTAGTACTCTACTTGCTACTAACACTACTAACGCTTGAGTACTATGGCATTCGTCCGTTTCATTTATATCTGCTAATAATCTAACGTGCAATCAATtagtcatgatcgtagaacaatgtcggatttgaaaaatatcCAAATCCACTTTTtgtcatatttggatactacattaactaaatattacggctacgttaaaaaaaattccatgtgtattatatttcaaatttctgtatctccAGGGTGATAACCGTTCAGGCTACTTCCCAAAAGACTGCGTGCTAGAGGAGCCCGAGTGTATAGGCGCACTTGACTGATGTCACTTGTGCGTCGCAGCGCGACGACACACCCCTGACAATCTCATCGAGGACCTGGTCTGAGGTCTGTACAAGACATCTCACGTTCTCACTTGAGTTTTGCCGGGTGCTGAGGATAGTCTAGTCACGAGGGAATTGAGATTGCTTCATACAAAGGGATGCTGCGGGGCCAAATCCTTCGATTTGGACTTTAAGGCAGAACATACATGAcacatcaaaattattaaaaaaattaccatatAGCAATTGAATAGGTAGTTCTATATGTAACTAAAATTTTGTGAatcatttgaatttatttccaaatgatttgtaaaaaaacatacaaatctatttaaatgttacaaataagttaaaatgcaAAATCAaggatttagtttttttttgaaaacgGCTCTCTGTATAAATCTATGTAGTCCTAATTAGTATGTGTAACATTAGCAAACCAGCCATAATGACGTTGAATTGACGATTTTATAGTTCACCAACAGTCATTTACATATGTGTGTAACGTCACTGTATAAAAATGTCAGTTTCAACGATTTTTTTTGTCGATTTGCTTTGTTATTATGAAACAACAACCACCGGCTATTTAGAGCGCGGCCATACGATGCGGTAACGGTGCGGTGCGGCGCCGGAGCGCTGCCGCAACGTCATCCTGCATACATACCATGACTATACCATGTCACACGACGCATTGCGTCACCGCACCGCAAGCGCGCTGGAGTTGTGACCTGCTAGACGAAGCGGGGAGaggtaaaatatattgccACACCACAACGCCCGTATGGAACCCTATAGCTCGAAGTAATTGCGGTACGGCGCTGCACCGCACCGTTACCGCATCGTGTGGCCGCGCTCTTATTATTGACACTGATCGCCGCTTTTTTAGATTCGTTTCTATACTAAGTACCAACTAGCGAAGCAAAATAAACAGAAAtgtgacaaataaaaatacatattaatataagttttCAATTAGTTCACAAGATCTTAGTATACATATtgggaaatatttttaaagatatatcgGTTTTTAGTTTGGCAAATATTTGGGCTATTCGATAACCACAAAGTTATAGATATAATTTGAATTGACATTTAAAGTAAACCCCTTGAATATTAgggtaaaatattatttacttaaaataactatttaaaatattactaactccttgttaataattaatcagtGAAAGAATACtcgtaaatttgtttaaaatttcaatGCATAAGTGATGTTATGTGTCTTATATGTGAAGTTGTGAATAGCGGGTGAAATGCTTTAAgtgtaaatataaagtaagTAGTTATAAGACGACATACAGCTATCTCTCTCATTCGTTTGACAGTTTTTAAGGTAGAAAGGGATATACGTATTTTTTggattataaatgaaaaaatgtaGGCCGTAACTATAGcctaatacaaattttaagacATGTCAAATAAGAAATTTCGATAATCcattcaaattttttaaatagggagaatttatgaaattatcaaagtaattataataaataaattattgacatATGGCGACTCATATAACAGAACCATTCGCCTGaactcattataatatatactaaagaTTCTTGCATTGTCTTGCTTAATAGTTTTCATAAGCGAAGAATTAATATTCTCATAgtagaaatattttctattcatATTATCAGAGTTTACAATTTGTATGTTAGAATCAAATATCACTGTTATTGCGTGatgaaatagtttttaatacaaatatttatggtaGATGACATATCGGCATTGAAccaattaaaatcaattttcgTATCCAACTAATGAATGTTCGTAAGCCCTCTGACAACCAATTCAAAGTTTTCGCTTTGAGGCTCAAtttatcgtttaaaataataccttCATGGTATTTTTTGTCTATGGACGTTAGTTGGATATGAAAATCTTCACTATTGCTATACCATTAAGCTAGCAGTAGATAGTAGAGGCATTCGTCCAACAAATAAATGTAGctgtttaataaatgtttcgcGTACCAGTTGTTAgagtatttttatgaaatcgTTGATCATGATGattgtaaaacatataaaatgttGTTGTCTTTGAAATTCTACTTCAAAAAGAGTGTTTAATGGTTTAAGGTCTCAATTGTTGTCTATGGTGCATTTCTCTTAGTGCAAAATATAGAGTTTGTCTATTGTATAgaataattcttaaaattatgtcaccTTGCTCCatcatataaacaaatttgtaatcgtattttatttgaaggcGTTGGGTAGTGTACGTATGTGTgcgccggcaacgcacccgcaGCCAATGGGTGTCCATAGGCTGCGGTAACATTGGCTGTTATAGACTGGGCCCGAAGCGTTTGCCCCccctattaatttaaaaaaaatcgcgtatatgtataattaataatggtaCAGATTATAAATGTCTTGTAAGAACTTAATTTGTCtgtattagtttaaaataaagtagcTATGAGGTAATGCAACACACTTGTTGAAAGCAAATAATGAATTGCTTGCACAATTTAAAtcctgaaaaataattaatgtgctcaattttttgcttttattaattattttgtttacgcaACATTATCAAAATGTTTCGTATTAGTGTGGGAATATAGTGAGATGGAAGTGCCAAAGTGTTAATTGTCAACTGGCAATACAAAAGTGTACTCATGTCAGtcacaatttttaaatctaggtTGTGACACGCGTATGCAAACAATGCAATTtaacagtttttaattataaatatctataaactCTTATCAAAAGAAACAATTCTACACGATTTAATAGCGGCGAGTTATTTGACAAAGGTGTAATCtaattgtttaaagaactatttacacttttttctttaatatattatctatatattgtGCAGTAATTTTATGTAGTCATTGGACTCGGGCTGCCCTCGTCTGGtggaaacttattttttagttttctgagctcatattacaaataaaatcccACCAATATTAATGTGTGTTCACAttccaattattattaacagatagacacatttatttatcactttttgtaaatagcaattttagtacaaattg from Pieris napi chromosome 3, ilPieNapi1.2, whole genome shotgun sequence includes these protein-coding regions:
- the LOC125063397 gene encoding protein vav isoform X1, producing the protein MAAGGEDLWRECAGWLTRCGLLRPDHKANWDTSTIHDLAYTLRDGVLLCNLLNVLHSGCIDMKDVNQRPQMAQFLCMRNIKVFLRTCHEVFELRETDLFDPSMLFDLSNFHRVLCTLAKLSQCPKALTKSIKPFSANRTLSEEDIYKDLQSVANQSLDIPPSYETVQPPASEVPWVQFTIPSSNCEERVEEIYEDLCYVKLNSEVPELASSSHSLEKRDYVIRELVDTECNYVDVLSKIIKYFLRPLMPYLKPQDMQVIFFGVKDLHEIHTGLLRQLRLATEMCVPGSGTPRLADVFLAWREKLLLYGDYCSNLTTAQDTLKTLDSRDGTFSKQLAKCQKEHSDGRIQLRDILSVPMQRILKYHLLLDKLVQETQPNHEEFRGLERAKEAMVDVAQYINEVKRDSEVLALLAKVQESIIDWDGAELGAGGALLAAYGRLLLDGELKVKAHEDQKQRLRYVFVFDKLMLLCKPVKENQYSYRVGIRLAEYRVEEGCGRRTLRTDSRWASQFYLVRRTKETTFTLYARTDECRRKWLKTIQDAIDNLEPPGCRNTNHKFVLHTFEKPATCHHCSKFLKGRIFQGYQCSVCSACAHKDCIALSGRCGGGLSVAPPLPPHSQQPDHALHYYMWYVGEMGRETATDRLERRVDGTFLLRVRPRAPPHPSNDTHYALSLKADNTVKHMRVCRKPIDQVPHYYLSESRFFRSVVELVTYYERVSLAENFVGLDSSLKWPFRRVVATVIHDFRPLESSQLSLRPGAKVLVLSKEGDSRGWWKGRILDKVGDNRSGYFPKDCVLEEPECIGALD